A section of the Flavobacterium ardleyense genome encodes:
- a CDS encoding DUF421 domain-containing protein has protein sequence MEKFFGITIEKTVAIILATIIIFIVVIVLTRLSGKRSFSKMSSFDFASTIAIGSIIASGILLDDITPAVTIVSLAAIFFLQTAIAYFRRYAIVHKIIDNQPLLLMEGSTILYENLKSARVTEDDLRSKLRMSNVVHLSQVKAVILESTGDLSVLHNNDADLEVEKWILQGVKK, from the coding sequence ATGGAAAAATTTTTCGGTATTACCATAGAAAAAACAGTAGCGATAATTCTAGCAACAATAATCATTTTTATTGTGGTGATAGTTCTAACGAGATTGTCCGGCAAGAGGAGTTTTAGTAAAATGTCTAGCTTCGATTTTGCTTCCACTATTGCCATTGGATCTATAATTGCCAGTGGAATTTTGCTAGATGACATTACACCGGCGGTAACAATAGTATCTTTAGCAGCGATTTTTTTCTTACAAACTGCCATTGCTTACTTTAGAAGGTACGCAATTGTGCACAAAATCATTGACAATCAACCATTGCTTCTAATGGAAGGAAGTACAATATTGTATGAGAATTTAAAGAGTGCTAGGGTGACGGAAGACGATTTACGGTCCAAATTAAGAATGTCAAATGTGGTGCATTTGAGTCAAGTTAAAGCAGTTATTTTAGAAAGCACGGGCGATCTTTCGGTATTACACAATAATGATGCAGATCTGGAAGTAGAAAAATGGATTTTGCAAGGAGTAAAAAAGTAA
- a CDS encoding AI-2E family transporter has product MQQDPRKDYNISPLKYSTKIWIASGIVTLIVVILLLFKTLFSLLLLVLAGVLMSVYFHGCSSLIYNKFKIGKTFSLVLAILLNLIIISLFLWFVGARLSSQIDQLSNTLPQTLEHAKKWINSQPMGSKVIDYATNSVDSGKASATISSFFSSTFGIISDLYIVILLGMFFTASPSVYRRGFIHLIPPAGKEKAAELWDSINTLLRNWLKGQIFGFFFIAVLSGLGLWALGMPLVLTLALIAGLLNFIPNFGPIIALVPAVLLGLMQGSDTAMLVVLLYTFIQIIQSAVTQPLIQKKMVSVPPGLLIFGQIGMGTLAGFWGVLLATPVVAIIMKLVNQLYVDKQSKKILEPKED; this is encoded by the coding sequence ATGCAACAAGATCCAAGAAAAGATTATAATATATCACCACTAAAATACTCAACTAAAATATGGATTGCCTCGGGAATAGTAACGCTAATTGTGGTTATCTTGTTACTTTTCAAAACACTTTTTAGTCTTCTCCTTTTAGTTTTGGCGGGGGTATTAATGAGCGTTTACTTTCACGGATGCTCTTCTCTTATCTACAATAAATTTAAAATCGGAAAAACCTTTTCGCTTGTGCTAGCCATTCTATTAAACTTGATTATAATCAGTCTATTCTTATGGTTTGTGGGCGCTCGACTAAGTTCTCAAATAGATCAACTTTCTAATACTTTACCGCAAACATTGGAACACGCTAAGAAATGGATTAATAGTCAGCCAATGGGATCAAAGGTAATTGACTATGCCACAAATTCGGTTGATTCTGGAAAGGCAAGTGCAACTATCAGTTCATTCTTTTCATCAACATTCGGAATTATCAGCGATTTATATATTGTAATTCTATTGGGAATGTTTTTCACTGCAAGTCCCAGCGTTTACAGACGCGGCTTTATTCATTTAATTCCACCTGCTGGAAAAGAGAAAGCCGCGGAATTATGGGACAGTATAAATACCTTACTGCGCAATTGGCTCAAAGGACAGATTTTTGGATTCTTTTTTATTGCAGTCCTAAGCGGTTTAGGTCTTTGGGCATTAGGCATGCCTTTGGTTCTAACATTAGCATTAATCGCTGGTCTTTTAAATTTCATTCCAAACTTCGGACCAATCATCGCCCTTGTTCCCGCAGTTTTGCTTGGATTAATGCAGGGATCAGATACGGCAATGCTAGTAGTACTTCTTTACACTTTTATTCAAATTATACAAAGTGCCGTGACACAGCCCTTAATTCAAAAAAAAATGGTTAGTGTTCCGCCAGGATTATTAATTTTTGGACAGATAGGAATGGGAACTTTGGCTGGATTTTGGGGTGTTTTACTCGCTACTCCTGTAGTTGCAATAATTATGAAATTAGTTAATCAACTCTACGTTGATAAACAATCTAAAAAGATACTCGAACCTAAAGAGGATTGA
- a CDS encoding HlyD family secretion protein, translating to MKKLTLTIIASILIISCTKDNDRADGYGNFEATEITVSSESNGKIEFLNIEEGAVLEAPDQVGLIDTMQLYYSKQQLLASKNTVSSKSENVLSQRSVLNEQLKSAQIERNRVRSMFDENAATKRQVDEVDGRVKVIEAQMRSVGTQNAPIVSDLKSIDVQIEKINDQIAKSKITNPIRGTVLTKYAEAGEITAFGKPLYKIADMSEMTLRVYVSETQLSNIKIGQEVTVKIDGVEEMKTFKGTISWIASQAEFTPKIIQTKEERVNLVYAVKVKINNDGSLKIGMPAEMWVKEEI from the coding sequence ATGAAAAAACTAACCTTAACAATTATAGCAAGTATTTTAATAATTTCTTGCACTAAAGACAACGACAGAGCTGACGGTTACGGAAACTTTGAAGCAACTGAAATCACGGTTTCATCAGAATCGAATGGAAAAATCGAATTCCTAAATATTGAGGAAGGAGCTGTTTTGGAAGCGCCAGATCAAGTGGGTTTGATCGATACAATGCAATTATATTATAGTAAACAACAACTTCTTGCGTCAAAGAATACTGTTTCGTCTAAATCTGAAAATGTGCTTTCGCAAAGAAGTGTTTTGAATGAGCAATTGAAATCTGCACAAATCGAAAGAAACCGAGTGAGAAGTATGTTTGACGAAAATGCTGCTACCAAGCGTCAAGTGGACGAAGTTGACGGTCGAGTAAAAGTGATCGAAGCACAAATGAGAAGTGTTGGAACTCAGAATGCACCTATCGTGAGCGATTTAAAATCAATTGATGTGCAAATCGAAAAAATCAATGATCAGATTGCGAAAAGTAAAATTACCAATCCCATCAGAGGAACAGTTTTGACTAAATATGCCGAAGCGGGAGAAATTACTGCTTTCGGCAAACCACTCTATAAAATTGCCGATATGTCCGAAATGACTTTGCGAGTTTATGTAAGCGAAACACAATTATCAAACATCAAAATTGGTCAAGAAGTTACGGTGAAAATTGATGGAGTAGAAGAGATGAAAACCTTCAAAGGGACAATTTCGTGGATTGCATCACAAGCGGAATTCACGCCTAAGATTATTCAAACGAAGGAGGAGAGAGTAAATCTCGTTTATGCGGTGAAAGTCAAAATTAATAATGATGGAAGTTTAAAGATTGGAATGCCGGCGGAGATGTGGGTGAAGGAGGAGATTTAA
- a CDS encoding ABC transporter ATP-binding protein, whose product MEKEKIIEVKNLTKQFGDFTAVKEISFDIYKGEIFGFLGANGAGKTTAIKMLIGISTPTSGSALVSNLDLISQTEQVKRSIGYMSQKFSMYDDLTIKENITFFGGIYGLSRKQIKEKIKVLVEELTLQEVVNELVGSLPLGWKQKLAFSVALLHEPKIVFLDEPTGGVDPITRRQFWELIYAEAHKGTTIFVTTHYMDEAEYCDRVSIMVDGRIEALDTPKNLKKQFNVESMNEVFLKLARNIE is encoded by the coding sequence GTGGAAAAGGAAAAAATCATAGAAGTAAAAAATTTAACCAAGCAGTTTGGTGATTTTACAGCTGTAAAAGAAATATCCTTTGATATTTATAAAGGCGAAATCTTTGGATTTTTAGGAGCTAATGGCGCTGGAAAAACTACGGCTATAAAAATGCTTATTGGTATTTCGACACCGACTTCTGGATCCGCATTGGTAAGCAATCTGGATTTAATCAGCCAAACAGAGCAGGTGAAAAGAAGTATTGGATATATGAGTCAGAAATTCTCGATGTATGATGATTTAACTATCAAAGAAAACATAACATTCTTCGGCGGAATTTATGGCTTAAGTCGAAAACAAATTAAAGAAAAAATAAAGGTTTTGGTTGAAGAATTAACTCTTCAAGAGGTCGTTAATGAACTGGTCGGCTCATTACCATTAGGCTGGAAGCAGAAATTAGCATTCTCGGTAGCATTGTTACACGAACCTAAAATTGTGTTCCTAGATGAACCTACTGGAGGAGTTGATCCAATTACGAGACGTCAGTTTTGGGAGTTAATTTATGCCGAAGCGCACAAAGGCACTACGATTTTTGTCACGACACACTATATGGATGAAGCCGAATACTGCGATAGAGTTTCGATTATGGTTGATGGTAGAATTGAAGCTTTGGACACGCCAAAAAATTTAAAAAAGCAGTTTAATGTGGAATCGATGAATGAGGTGTTTTTGAAATTAGCTCGAAATATAGAGTAG
- a CDS encoding ABC transporter permease, translating to MKRFIGFVKKEFYHIFRDRRSMFILFGMPIAQIMLFGFAITNEINNVEIAILDKSKDAETTMIINKINASKYFNIENEIISENQIEEVFKKGKVKAVLVFEKDFAKNLQAQKKGSIQVISDATDPNTANTITNYTQAILQNYQQELNQGIESPYQIKTQSQMYYNPELKSVFNFVPGVMTVILMLVSAMMTSISITREKELGTMEILLVSPLKPFLVIIGKVFPYIFLSIINAIVIIVLSIFVFNVPVVGSLFLLGFESILFIITSLTLGVLISTIAQTQQAALMISLMGLMLPVILLSGFIFPLSSMPLPLQVISNIIPAKWFIIILKGIMLKGVGIAQLWKETGILIFMALFFTVLSIRNYKIRLE from the coding sequence ATGAAGCGATTTATCGGATTTGTTAAAAAGGAATTCTACCACATTTTTCGGGATAGACGCTCTATGTTTATTCTTTTCGGAATGCCGATTGCGCAAATTATGCTCTTTGGTTTTGCCATTACCAACGAAATTAATAACGTGGAAATTGCGATTCTTGATAAATCGAAAGATGCGGAAACCACAATGATTATTAATAAGATCAATGCTTCAAAATATTTCAATATTGAAAATGAAATCATCAGCGAAAATCAAATTGAAGAAGTTTTTAAAAAAGGAAAAGTAAAAGCAGTTCTGGTTTTCGAGAAAGATTTTGCCAAGAATTTGCAAGCACAGAAAAAGGGAAGTATTCAAGTAATTTCGGATGCCACCGATCCAAATACGGCCAATACCATTACAAATTATACCCAAGCGATTTTACAAAATTACCAGCAGGAACTTAATCAGGGAATCGAAAGTCCTTACCAAATCAAGACGCAATCTCAAATGTATTACAATCCAGAATTGAAAAGTGTTTTCAACTTTGTGCCTGGAGTAATGACCGTGATATTAATGTTGGTTTCGGCAATGATGACCTCGATTTCGATAACTAGAGAAAAGGAATTGGGAACAATGGAAATTCTATTGGTCTCACCTCTAAAACCTTTTTTGGTAATCATTGGAAAAGTCTTTCCTTACATATTCTTGTCAATCATCAATGCAATTGTAATTATCGTTCTGAGCATTTTCGTTTTTAATGTTCCCGTGGTTGGGAGCTTATTCTTGCTAGGATTTGAAAGTATTTTGTTCATCATAACCTCGCTGACCTTGGGAGTTTTAATCTCTACAATCGCCCAAACTCAGCAAGCTGCTCTGATGATTTCGCTGATGGGATTGATGCTTCCGGTGATCTTACTATCGGGATTTATATTTCCGCTATCAAGTATGCCGCTGCCACTCCAAGTAATTAGCAATATCATTCCTGCCAAGTGGTTTATTATAATCTTAAAAGGAATAATGCTCAAAGGAGTTGGAATTGCACAATTGTGGAAAGAAACTGGAATTCTAATCTTTATGGCTTTGTTTTTTACCGTGCTTAGTATTCGAAATTATAAAATTCGATTAGAGTAA
- a CDS encoding DUF1801 domain-containing protein, producing the protein MAKNKTVETDIQVADFINSFVENEEKRKESFQLVSLMSRWSGFEPKMWGMSIIGFGSYHYTYDSGHEGDAPLIGFSPRKTAFSLYVYSQTTENEKLLEQLGKFKMGKSCIYIKKLEDIKIPILEQISQTSIAYINEYHECSCRK; encoded by the coding sequence ATGGCGAAAAATAAGACAGTAGAAACTGACATTCAAGTAGCAGATTTTATAAATTCTTTTGTTGAAAATGAAGAGAAAAGAAAGGAGAGTTTTCAATTAGTGAGCTTAATGAGTAGATGGAGCGGTTTTGAACCTAAAATGTGGGGAATGTCAATCATTGGATTTGGTAGTTATCATTATACGTATGATAGTGGTCACGAAGGAGATGCACCACTTATCGGTTTTTCGCCACGTAAAACTGCGTTCTCGCTGTATGTTTATTCGCAAACGACCGAAAATGAAAAGCTTTTAGAGCAGCTAGGGAAGTTTAAAATGGGGAAGTCTTGTATATACATCAAAAAATTAGAAGATATAAAAATTCCAATTCTCGAACAAATTAGCCAAACATCCATTGCTTATATTAACGAATATCATGAATGCAGTTGTAGGAAATAG
- a CDS encoding calcium/sodium antiporter — MTLSILLIIIGFVGLIYGANWLVDGASSFAKKKNISDLVIGFTIVAFGTSAPELVVNSVAAVGGFSDIVMGNIVGSNNFNLFITLGIASLIYPLYIQLNTIQKEIPISLIITVLVLLFANNFWMNANPTISRWEAGILLLIFLGFLFYMFKQLKSDLPAGEFVPKSNGKILFLIVIGLAGLILGGKLVVDNAIVIATDMGVSQKIIGLTIIAAGTSLPELVTSVVAAFKKNSDIAIGNILGSNIFNILLILPISILISPLEYNINFNTDLYILIGGTAFVLAAVLIGKSKKVTRWHGFILLAFYVSYTSFLVAQEL, encoded by the coding sequence ATGACACTTTCTATACTTCTAATTATAATTGGGTTTGTTGGATTAATTTATGGCGCAAATTGGCTTGTTGATGGCGCCTCATCATTTGCTAAGAAAAAAAATATCTCAGACCTTGTAATCGGATTTACTATTGTTGCTTTTGGAACGTCGGCACCAGAATTAGTAGTAAACAGCGTGGCGGCAGTAGGCGGTTTTTCTGACATTGTAATGGGAAATATTGTAGGGAGTAATAATTTTAATCTCTTTATTACCTTAGGAATTGCGAGTCTTATTTATCCACTCTACATTCAGCTAAATACTATTCAGAAGGAAATTCCAATATCCTTAATTATCACGGTACTTGTGCTGTTATTCGCCAATAATTTTTGGATGAATGCTAATCCAACAATTTCTAGATGGGAAGCCGGCATTTTACTGCTAATTTTCTTGGGTTTCTTATTTTATATGTTTAAACAATTAAAATCTGATTTACCTGCTGGCGAATTTGTTCCAAAATCCAATGGCAAAATTCTGTTCTTAATTGTAATTGGTTTGGCAGGATTAATTTTGGGCGGTAAATTAGTGGTAGACAATGCAATTGTAATTGCAACTGATATGGGCGTTAGTCAGAAAATCATAGGCCTTACAATTATAGCGGCTGGAACTTCACTTCCCGAACTCGTAACCTCTGTTGTGGCAGCGTTTAAGAAAAACAGCGATATTGCAATTGGAAATATCTTAGGATCAAATATCTTTAATATTCTACTTATTTTACCAATTAGTATATTGATAAGTCCCCTCGAATACAATATCAACTTTAATACAGATCTCTATATTTTGATTGGAGGGACAGCCTTTGTATTGGCTGCAGTTTTAATTGGAAAATCAAAAAAAGTAACAAGATGGCACGGATTTATTCTTCTCGCTTTTTATGTTTCTTATACTTCCTTCCTTGTAGCACAGGAATTATAA
- the nhaA gene encoding Na+/H+ antiporter NhaA, producing the protein MVKLTTLFKEFYESEKSAGIILLIATVLSLVLANSAMQDPYINFWQYDVGGHSITHWINDALMAIFFLLIGLELEREIYIGELSDLKNASFPIISSFGGFLIPAAIFLIFNYGTPTQSGAGIPMATDIAFAIGILSLLGNRVPNSLKIFLTAVAVIDDLVAIIVIALFYTKTLIWSNLLISLSIFGALLLLNRLKVQKLLPYLLGGVAMWYFMYNSGVHATITGVLLAFAIPFGNGSSNSISYKLQHFLHKPVAFIILPLFAIANTAISIGSDWQSGLGESNSIGIMVGLVLGKPLGIIIFALIGVAVGACSLPKDLKWQNIIGVGLLSGIGFTMSIFITILAYSDELLINNSKIAIIVASIIAGFSGFIVLRLTLKEKRSEV; encoded by the coding sequence ATGGTCAAACTCACAACTCTTTTCAAGGAATTTTACGAAAGCGAGAAATCGGCAGGGATTATTTTGCTTATTGCAACAGTATTATCCTTGGTATTGGCAAATTCTGCGATGCAAGATCCGTATATCAATTTCTGGCAATATGATGTTGGTGGACATAGTATAACGCACTGGATTAATGATGCTTTGATGGCAATATTTTTCTTGTTGATTGGCCTGGAATTGGAACGGGAGATTTACATTGGTGAGCTTTCTGATTTAAAGAATGCGTCATTTCCAATTATCTCGTCGTTTGGAGGGTTTTTAATTCCAGCAGCAATATTTTTGATATTTAATTACGGAACTCCAACTCAATCTGGAGCTGGAATTCCGATGGCAACAGATATTGCATTTGCAATTGGAATCCTTTCACTGCTAGGAAACCGAGTACCAAACTCTCTCAAAATCTTTCTAACCGCGGTCGCAGTCATTGACGATCTTGTAGCAATTATTGTGATAGCGTTGTTTTACACAAAAACTTTAATTTGGAGTAATTTATTAATATCACTTAGTATTTTCGGCGCTTTATTATTACTTAATCGCTTAAAAGTTCAGAAGCTGTTGCCTTACTTATTAGGAGGAGTTGCAATGTGGTACTTTATGTACAATTCGGGCGTTCATGCAACTATCACTGGAGTTCTGTTGGCCTTTGCAATTCCGTTTGGAAACGGGTCTAGCAATTCTATTTCCTACAAATTACAGCATTTTCTACACAAGCCTGTTGCTTTTATCATTTTACCGCTTTTTGCAATCGCTAATACCGCTATTTCAATTGGAAGTGATTGGCAAAGTGGATTAGGTGAGTCCAATAGTATCGGAATAATGGTCGGATTGGTACTTGGCAAGCCGTTAGGAATTATCATTTTTGCACTTATTGGAGTAGCAGTAGGTGCCTGTTCGTTGCCAAAAGATCTAAAATGGCAAAATATAATTGGTGTTGGGCTTCTAAGCGGAATTGGCTTTACAATGTCAATTTTCATTACAATCTTAGCTTATAGCGATGAATTACTTATTAATAATTCGAAAATCGCCATTATTGTCGCATCTATAATTGCGGGCTTCTCTGGTTTTATCGTACTCCGATTAACGCTCAAGGAAAAAAGGTCTGAGGTATAA
- a CDS encoding response regulator transcription factor: MKKILLAEDDADFAKVLKQYLELFDFRVHWVTDGEMAFDAFKKELFDFCILDVMMPKMDGFTLAEKIVNQNPEVPFLFLTAKKLKEDKIRGLKLGADDYILKPFEADELVLRIQNILKRSEKAIQILSQNQKIAIGKFIFDAERLTLTCIDSKQQLTEKEAALLLFLFENKNQLIKREVILKAIWNTDDFFSGRSMDVFISRLRKYLKEDKSISIKSRRNLGLEFVC; the protein is encoded by the coding sequence ATGAAAAAAATTCTTTTGGCAGAAGACGATGCAGATTTTGCAAAAGTTTTAAAGCAGTACTTAGAGCTTTTCGACTTTAGAGTACATTGGGTTACCGATGGTGAAATGGCTTTTGATGCTTTTAAAAAAGAACTATTCGACTTTTGTATATTGGATGTGATGATGCCAAAAATGGATGGATTTACCCTTGCCGAAAAAATCGTGAATCAAAATCCTGAAGTTCCATTTCTGTTTCTGACTGCTAAGAAATTAAAAGAAGATAAAATTCGCGGACTTAAATTAGGCGCTGATGATTATATATTAAAACCTTTTGAAGCGGACGAACTTGTTTTACGAATTCAGAATATTTTGAAAAGAAGTGAGAAGGCAATTCAAATACTTTCTCAAAATCAGAAAATTGCGATTGGAAAATTCATTTTTGATGCCGAAAGATTGACCTTGACTTGTATTGATTCTAAACAGCAACTAACAGAAAAAGAAGCTGCTCTCCTCCTATTCTTATTCGAAAACAAAAATCAGTTGATCAAGCGAGAAGTAATCTTAAAGGCAATTTGGAACACCGACGATTTCTTTTCTGGCCGAAGTATGGATGTTTTTATTAGTCGACTGCGAAAATATCTCAAAGAAGATAAATCGATAAGTATTAAAAGTAGGCGAAATTTAGGATTGGAGTTTGTTTGCTAG
- a CDS encoding ABC transporter permease encodes MKTIIYIVQKEFKQIMRNKGMLPIILVLPLLQLLILSNAATFEVKNIQFSYVNYDKTTSSNALLDRFRASTYFNIVEDFPSKKLADDAMEKGRVEVILEIPRNFESNLVKNETADLAVYINAIDGAKAGVQNVYVNQIIRSYNQEILINAYQQNQQLTRPINIEIIPSFWYNNTLNYKTYMVPGILVLLVTMITLFLSGMNIVREKEMGTLEQINVTPIKKYQFIIGKLFPFWVLGMLILTVGLIIAKLIFAIPIIGNIALIYLFSSVYILVILGMGLLISNFTDTQQQAMFIAWFFVVIFILMSGLFTPIESMPIWAQNMTLFNPIRYFVEVIRMVMLKGSGFSDISRQFFIICFYAFLMNGLAVWSYKKTN; translated from the coding sequence ATGAAAACAATAATTTATATAGTTCAAAAGGAATTCAAGCAGATTATGCGCAACAAAGGAATGTTGCCTATAATCCTTGTATTGCCGCTATTACAGCTTTTGATTTTATCAAATGCGGCAACTTTTGAAGTTAAAAACATTCAGTTTTCCTATGTAAATTATGACAAAACTACTTCTTCAAACGCACTGTTAGACAGATTTAGAGCATCGACTTATTTTAATATTGTGGAAGATTTTCCTTCAAAAAAACTCGCTGATGATGCGATGGAAAAAGGAAGGGTAGAAGTGATCTTAGAAATTCCTCGCAACTTTGAAAGCAATTTAGTCAAAAATGAAACCGCTGATTTGGCAGTTTACATTAACGCGATTGATGGCGCAAAAGCGGGCGTACAAAATGTTTATGTCAACCAAATTATTAGAAGTTACAACCAAGAAATTCTCATCAACGCCTACCAACAAAATCAGCAATTAACAAGACCAATTAATATCGAAATTATTCCATCGTTTTGGTACAACAATACGCTGAATTACAAAACCTATATGGTGCCAGGAATTTTGGTGCTTTTGGTCACAATGATCACACTTTTTCTTTCGGGAATGAACATTGTGCGCGAAAAGGAAATGGGAACTTTGGAACAAATTAATGTGACGCCCATCAAAAAATACCAATTTATAATTGGTAAATTATTTCCATTTTGGGTCCTGGGAATGCTGATTTTAACGGTCGGGCTAATCATCGCCAAACTCATCTTTGCAATTCCTATAATCGGAAACATTGCGCTGATTTATTTGTTCTCGTCGGTATATATTTTAGTGATTCTGGGAATGGGATTACTGATTTCCAATTTCACAGATACCCAGCAACAAGCAATGTTTATTGCTTGGTTTTTTGTGGTTATTTTTATCTTAATGAGTGGACTTTTCACCCCAATTGAAAGTATGCCGATCTGGGCTCAAAATATGACATTATTTAATCCAATCCGCTATTTTGTTGAAGTAATTAGAATGGTAATGCTCAAAGGTTCAGGATTTTCGGACATTAGCAGACAGTTTTTCATAATCTGTTTCTACGCGTTTTTGATGAACGGATTGGCGGTTTGGAGTTATAAAAAAACGAATTAA
- a CDS encoding ABC transporter ATP-binding protein: protein MSISVKNISKSYKNLKAVNNISFEVGDGELFGLIGPDGAGKTTLFRILTTLLIADQGVATVAGYDVEKDYKAIRNSVGYMPARFSLYQDLTIEENLEFFATIFGTTIEENYDLIKDIYIQIEPFKNRRAGKLSGGMKQKLALCCALIHKPKVLFLDEPTTGVDPVSRKEFWEMLKRLKQKGITILVSTPYMDEAALCDRIALIQEGKILEIDTPQNIVANHQKNIYNVGSSDTYKLIQDLKSYPSSFSVYAFGEFIHYTDSDLNFNPEDLKDYLNQNNHSDIIIEPTEATIEDVFMDLAISSKVD from the coding sequence ATGAGTATTTCTGTAAAGAACATATCGAAATCTTACAAAAACTTGAAAGCAGTTAATAATATCAGCTTTGAAGTTGGCGATGGTGAATTGTTTGGTCTAATTGGGCCAGATGGTGCGGGGAAAACGACGCTCTTCAGAATATTGACCACATTGCTTATTGCCGATCAAGGAGTTGCGACGGTCGCGGGATATGATGTAGAAAAGGATTACAAAGCGATTCGGAATTCGGTTGGATATATGCCCGCAAGATTTTCGCTTTATCAAGATTTGACTATTGAAGAAAATTTGGAATTTTTTGCTACAATCTTTGGAACCACCATCGAAGAGAATTACGATTTAATAAAAGATATTTACATTCAGATTGAACCTTTCAAAAATCGGAGAGCTGGAAAATTATCGGGAGGAATGAAACAGAAATTAGCTTTGTGCTGCGCTCTGATTCACAAACCGAAAGTCTTATTTCTCGATGAGCCAACCACTGGAGTCGATCCGGTTTCTCGTAAAGAGTTTTGGGAAATGCTCAAGCGACTAAAACAGAAGGGAATTACCATATTAGTTTCGACTCCTTATATGGACGAGGCGGCATTATGTGACAGAATCGCGCTGATACAAGAAGGGAAAATTTTAGAAATCGACACTCCGCAAAATATCGTTGCGAATCATCAAAAGAATATTTATAATGTTGGCAGTTCTGATACCTATAAGCTTATTCAGGATTTGAAAAGTTATCCGTCCAGTTTTAGTGTTTATGCTTTTGGCGAATTTATTCACTATACCGATTCAGACCTGAATTTTAATCCCGAAGATTTAAAGGATTATTTAAATCAGAATAACCACAGCGATATAATCATTGAGCCAACCGAAGCTACGATTGAAGATGTGTTTATGGATTTGGCAATTTCATCTAAAGTAGACTAA